A window of Fictibacillus halophilus contains these coding sequences:
- a CDS encoding DinB family protein, with product MTSSNKSPFVIGQIEGYSKEFSNLISMMDYTRETTIWDVQDLSVKELDYRINGIGNSIGMLLAHLVAVEKIYQFITFEGKDMPEEEIDRYAETLQPALDLGEAATIIHGNTAEFYLEDLRKTRKITLNHFQKLEDSWLYETTPWWGNELGNNYFKWFHVFEDELSHRGQIRIIKKQYELAATKSSAQS from the coding sequence ATGACATCATCCAACAAAAGCCCTTTTGTTATCGGACAGATTGAAGGATACTCGAAAGAATTTTCGAACTTGATCTCCATGATGGACTACACGAGGGAAACGACGATCTGGGACGTGCAAGATCTTTCTGTTAAAGAGCTTGATTACCGAATCAACGGAATCGGAAATTCTATCGGAATGCTGCTCGCTCATCTTGTGGCTGTAGAAAAGATTTATCAATTTATCACTTTCGAAGGAAAAGATATGCCAGAAGAGGAGATCGACCGTTATGCAGAAACACTCCAGCCTGCCCTCGATCTAGGTGAAGCAGCGACAATTATTCATGGCAATACAGCAGAATTTTATCTAGAAGACTTAAGAAAGACCCGTAAAATTACATTAAATCATTTTCAGAAGCTAGAAGATTCATGGCTCTATGAAACAACACCGTGGTGGGGCAATGAACTTGGTAACAATTATTTTAAATGGTTTCATGTGTTTGAGGATGAACTGAGTCATCGCGGTCAAATCCGTATTATTAAAAAACAGTACGAACTCGCGGCAACAAAATCTTCTGCACAATCTTGA
- the argS gene encoding arginine--tRNA ligase, with translation MNILDQVKQLLKEEIEEAVVKAGLAKKEELPAVVLEVPKDKANGDFATNMAMQLARVAKKAPRMIADDLVANFDKSKASIAKVEIAGPGFINFYMDNSYLTELVPTVLKAGKDYGRTEHGGGKKVQVEFVSANPTGTLHLGHARGAAVGDTICNILDYAGYNVSREFYINDAGNQINNLATSIEARYFQALGKDKEMPEDGYHGADIIEFGKDLAEEYGDSWLDKDESERVSFFREYGLTRELEKLKADLAEFRVDFDVWFSETSLYKNGKIDAALQKLKAKGVVYEEEGATWFRTTDYDDDKNRVLIKNDGSYTYLTPDIAYHNDKFERGFEKLINIWGADHHGYIPRMKAAIQALGYDKEQLDVMIIQLVSLFQNGEKVRMSKRTGKAVTLRELMEEVGIDATRYFFAMRSNDTHLDFDMDLAVSKSNENPVFYVQYAHARVCSMLRQGEEMGLSYEGDVDLSQIDSEKEFELLKKIGEFPAVINEAAEKLLTHRVTNYVFELASALHSFYNAERVLDPENKTKSQARYALMKATQVTIENALNIIGVEAPERM, from the coding sequence ATGAATATCCTTGACCAAGTCAAGCAGCTGTTAAAAGAAGAGATCGAAGAAGCAGTCGTAAAAGCGGGACTCGCTAAAAAAGAAGAATTGCCTGCAGTCGTTCTTGAAGTACCGAAAGATAAAGCGAATGGTGACTTCGCGACAAACATGGCGATGCAATTAGCACGTGTCGCAAAAAAAGCACCTCGCATGATCGCAGACGATCTTGTAGCGAATTTTGATAAAAGTAAAGCATCTATCGCAAAAGTTGAGATCGCAGGTCCTGGTTTCATTAACTTTTACATGGATAACTCTTATTTAACAGAGCTTGTACCGACTGTTTTAAAAGCGGGCAAGGATTACGGACGTACTGAGCATGGCGGCGGTAAAAAAGTTCAAGTCGAGTTCGTATCTGCGAACCCTACAGGCACGCTTCACTTAGGACATGCACGTGGTGCGGCTGTTGGTGACACGATCTGTAATATTTTAGACTATGCAGGCTATAACGTTTCTCGTGAGTTCTACATCAATGATGCTGGAAATCAGATCAACAACTTAGCTACGTCGATCGAAGCTCGTTATTTCCAAGCGCTAGGCAAGGATAAAGAGATGCCTGAAGATGGTTATCACGGAGCGGATATTATCGAGTTTGGTAAGGACCTTGCTGAGGAGTACGGCGATTCTTGGTTAGATAAAGACGAGAGCGAGCGTGTAAGCTTTTTCCGTGAATACGGTCTTACGCGAGAGCTTGAGAAACTAAAAGCAGATCTTGCTGAATTCCGTGTAGATTTTGACGTATGGTTCTCTGAAACTTCTCTTTATAAAAACGGAAAAATTGATGCAGCACTCCAAAAGTTAAAAGCTAAAGGTGTTGTTTATGAAGAAGAAGGTGCGACGTGGTTCCGTACGACAGATTATGATGATGACAAGAACCGTGTACTCATCAAGAACGACGGATCTTACACATATTTAACGCCAGATATCGCGTATCATAACGACAAATTTGAACGTGGTTTTGAAAAGCTGATCAACATTTGGGGCGCTGACCATCATGGATACATCCCTCGTATGAAAGCGGCGATTCAAGCTCTAGGTTATGACAAAGAACAACTCGATGTTATGATCATCCAGCTTGTTTCTCTTTTCCAAAACGGTGAAAAAGTGCGTATGAGTAAGCGTACGGGTAAAGCTGTAACACTGCGTGAACTGATGGAAGAAGTGGGCATCGACGCGACTCGTTATTTCTTTGCGATGCGTTCTAACGATACTCACCTTGATTTTGACATGGACTTAGCTGTTTCAAAATCGAACGAAAACCCTGTGTTCTACGTACAATACGCACATGCGCGCGTATGCAGCATGCTTCGTCAAGGGGAAGAAATGGGTCTTTCTTATGAGGGAGACGTGGATCTTTCTCAGATTGATTCTGAAAAAGAATTCGAGCTGTTAAAGAAAATTGGGGAATTCCCTGCTGTGATTAATGAAGCAGCAGAAAAACTTTTGACGCATCGTGTAACGAACTATGTGTTCGAGCTGGCTTCCGCTCTTCATAGCTTCTATAACGCTGAGCGTGTACTGGATCCTGAAAACAAAACAAAATCACAAGCGCGCTATGCCTTGATGAAAGCAACTCAAGTAACGATTGAGAATGCATTGAACATCATCGGTGTAGAAGCACCAGAGCGTATGTAA
- a CDS encoding DUF1934 domain-containing protein: protein MDQDTELSVALSISSEVHFSGEQEKHFTETEGKLYKRGDVTYLQYKEEIEGAGSVNNVIKITHAGILIIRSGSVSMKQKYLIGQTTKGMYDSPYGQLWMETTTHEMNFRWNQQKQTGDLSLAYELVLQGEHTGTHRIKINFQEAKA, encoded by the coding sequence ATGGATCAAGATACGGAATTGTCTGTTGCGCTTTCGATAAGTTCAGAAGTACATTTTAGCGGTGAACAAGAGAAGCATTTCACCGAGACAGAAGGTAAGCTCTATAAACGGGGGGACGTCACCTATCTTCAGTATAAGGAAGAGATAGAAGGTGCAGGTTCTGTCAATAATGTGATTAAGATTACGCATGCTGGTATTCTGATTATCCGCTCAGGCAGTGTATCTATGAAACAGAAATATTTAATCGGCCAGACGACAAAAGGCATGTACGACAGCCCATATGGCCAGCTTTGGATGGAAACGACTACACACGAAATGAATTTCCGCTGGAATCAGCAAAAACAGACGGGAGATCTAAGTCTCGCTTATGAGCTGGTTCTGCAGGGTGAACATACAGGAACACATCGAATCAAGATTAATTTTCAGGAGGCAAAAGCATGA
- a CDS encoding NADP-dependent oxidoreductase — translation MKNERILLVNRPKGAPQKSDFRFEETSTPALESNQVLLKTIYLSVDPYMRGRMSDRKSYVPPFQLNEPISGGIVGQVVESRSGELAEGDFVIGNLAWQKYNVASDAEVRKLDPSLAPLTANLGVLGMTGLTAYFGLLDIGNPQEGETVVVSGAAGAVGTIVGQIAKIKGARVVGIAGSDEKISYLKDELGFDAAINYKTENVYEALKAACPDGVDVYFDNVGGEISDSVLALINKGARIPVCGQIALYNLEKADVGPRMQSQILINSALMKGFIVSDYAAHFEEGAIELAKWVKEGKISYSENIIDGFENTIDAFLGLFSGENTGKQLVKVAEPENV, via the coding sequence ATGAAAAACGAAAGAATTTTACTCGTGAATCGTCCAAAAGGCGCTCCGCAAAAAAGCGATTTTCGCTTTGAGGAAACTTCGACCCCTGCACTAGAAAGCAATCAGGTACTTTTAAAAACGATTTATCTATCTGTAGATCCGTACATGAGAGGACGCATGAGTGATCGTAAATCTTACGTGCCTCCATTTCAGTTGAACGAACCGATCTCTGGTGGAATCGTTGGACAAGTTGTTGAATCTCGTTCAGGCGAACTGGCAGAAGGCGACTTTGTGATCGGTAATTTAGCATGGCAAAAATACAACGTAGCAAGCGATGCTGAAGTTCGTAAATTAGATCCATCTCTTGCTCCACTCACTGCAAACTTAGGTGTGTTAGGCATGACGGGCTTAACCGCATATTTCGGCTTGCTTGATATCGGTAACCCACAAGAAGGCGAAACCGTTGTTGTCAGTGGTGCAGCTGGCGCTGTTGGTACGATTGTTGGCCAAATCGCTAAGATTAAAGGTGCACGTGTTGTCGGAATCGCAGGTTCAGATGAAAAAATCTCCTACTTGAAAGACGAATTAGGGTTTGATGCTGCGATCAACTACAAGACGGAAAATGTGTATGAAGCATTAAAAGCTGCTTGTCCAGACGGTGTTGATGTTTATTTTGATAACGTCGGCGGTGAGATCTCTGATAGCGTGTTGGCACTCATCAACAAAGGCGCTCGTATCCCTGTTTGTGGTCAGATCGCACTATATAACCTTGAAAAAGCAGATGTTGGTCCACGCATGCAAAGTCAGATTCTGATCAACAGTGCGCTGATGAAAGGTTTCATCGTGAGCGATTATGCGGCTCATTTTGAAGAAGGCGCGATTGAACTTGCAAAATGGGTAAAAGAAGGTAAGATTTCTTATAGCGAAAATATCATTGATGGCTTTGAAAATACAATTGATGCGTTCTTAGGACTGTTTTCCGGTGAAAATACAGGAAAGCAGCTAGTAAAAGTAGCTGAGCCGGAGAATGTGTAA
- a CDS encoding STAS domain-containing protein — MSHIIELDETKHHMGFLSVPIIPLTDGVSILSLQGIVDEVRSEQIISDVLHNAAESDIDFFIIDLSKLYIQDNRFPKELFTLINALYLIGVRTIITGVTPAFAHEQVDHFDLTNAKTKYVNNIQSALDYIGYHLIEK, encoded by the coding sequence TTGTCTCATATCATTGAACTGGATGAAACGAAACATCATATGGGATTCTTGAGTGTCCCGATCATTCCACTTACAGATGGGGTTTCCATCCTTTCCCTGCAAGGTATTGTAGATGAGGTCCGCTCAGAACAAATAATTAGTGATGTCCTACATAATGCAGCAGAAAGTGATATTGATTTCTTTATCATAGATTTATCAAAACTATATATTCAGGATAACCGTTTTCCAAAAGAGTTGTTTACGTTGATCAATGCCCTTTATTTAATAGGAGTAAGAACAATCATTACTGGAGTGACTCCAGCGTTTGCTCATGAGCAAGTCGATCATTTTGATTTAACGAATGCGAAAACAAAGTATGTGAACAATATTCAATCAGCATTGGATTATATCGGCTATCATTTAATAGAAAAATAA
- a CDS encoding GAF domain-containing protein yields MADDYENEITNYYSLKSVSRKMFDLISKQLNVKTTYVTRKGKRAITVLSSFNEDEEIITEGYSVEYGETYCRLIITNEGSTMKTKNLMTDSRTRELEVTGELKIKGFLGVTLKDLKGNVFGTLCVMDRKEREFSEDDVNYLHSIAGIVSYH; encoded by the coding sequence ATGGCTGATGATTACGAGAATGAGATTACTAATTATTATTCGTTGAAGTCTGTTTCCCGCAAAATGTTTGACTTAATTAGTAAACAACTGAATGTCAAAACTACATATGTAACAAGAAAGGGAAAGAGAGCGATTACTGTCCTAAGCTCTTTTAATGAGGATGAGGAGATTATTACGGAGGGTTACAGTGTAGAATATGGAGAAACGTACTGCCGGTTAATTATAACGAACGAAGGCAGTACAATGAAGACAAAAAACTTAATGACTGATTCAAGAACACGGGAGTTAGAGGTAACAGGTGAACTTAAGATCAAAGGATTCTTAGGCGTTACACTAAAAGATCTAAAAGGGAATGTATTTGGAACGCTTTGTGTGATGGATCGAAAGGAAAGAGAGTTTTCGGAAGATGATGTAAACTATCTTCACTCCATAGCAGGTATTGTCTCATATCATTGA
- a CDS encoding PAS domain S-box protein, translated as MTAISVEMEYFQTFIDQLSEAVVVVDQNEVLTAVNQHFLNLTDQAAFETGKSVNEVLLRHSDGEEGTLLAENGFISVKVSEGTLPFVESSLRYYILKELPAVVHSCQEPLMKTLMNIVPDFIGIKDGDGRFVFANEFVGELFELPGFDFTGKTDADLAEITPDFRDVFQYCIETDEQVWQAKEIVRCEEFVPAQDGSTRFFDVYKIPVFHPDGSRKNLLVFGREVTEKIESRQLLEESEARYRLLAENAMDMITTHKADGSFTYISPASYALLGKRPEEILGDTGYGMLHPDDEEISRKAHEDLISGPCTKTVPFRLQHKDGHYVWLETSCKSITDDTGKVVEIIGVTRDISDRKKSEDMLRQSDKLSIVGQLAASVAHEIRNPLTSLKGFIQFLHDSKEIDPSNYYSIMDKELDRIDQIMGQLLLLAKPQVRTYKKTCLNEIVEFVEILLQPEALRQNVQIKKEMSEDLLWIHAEENELKQVLINLLKNAIDSMVNGGEIVIRGEQIDENIHVSVKDQGCGIPAERIQKMCEPFYTTKEKGTGLGLMISSKIMKEHNGKLHFTSIEGQGTTVSMILPV; from the coding sequence ATGACAGCGATTTCAGTAGAGATGGAATATTTTCAAACGTTTATTGATCAGCTTTCTGAAGCGGTTGTGGTTGTAGATCAGAATGAAGTATTAACAGCAGTGAATCAACATTTTTTAAACCTGACAGATCAGGCAGCTTTTGAAACAGGAAAGTCAGTGAATGAAGTGCTTTTACGTCATTCAGATGGTGAAGAAGGAACATTGCTTGCTGAGAATGGTTTTATTTCGGTAAAAGTGAGTGAAGGAACGTTGCCGTTTGTTGAGAGTTCTTTACGCTATTATATCTTGAAAGAACTGCCGGCTGTCGTTCATTCTTGTCAGGAACCTCTTATGAAAACGTTAATGAACATCGTTCCGGATTTTATTGGCATTAAAGACGGAGATGGGCGCTTTGTGTTTGCAAATGAATTCGTAGGTGAACTATTTGAACTGCCTGGATTTGATTTTACTGGGAAGACTGATGCCGACTTAGCGGAGATCACGCCTGACTTTCGTGATGTTTTTCAATATTGTATCGAGACGGATGAACAAGTGTGGCAAGCAAAAGAGATTGTTCGGTGTGAAGAATTCGTGCCTGCGCAAGACGGCAGCACACGTTTTTTTGATGTTTATAAAATTCCAGTGTTTCACCCAGATGGATCTAGAAAGAACTTGCTTGTATTCGGTCGGGAGGTAACGGAAAAGATCGAGTCCCGACAGCTGTTAGAAGAGAGTGAAGCGAGGTACAGGCTGCTCGCTGAAAACGCGATGGATATGATCACAACACATAAAGCAGATGGTTCATTTACGTACATTTCACCTGCCTCTTATGCGTTATTAGGGAAAAGACCTGAAGAAATTTTAGGAGATACAGGCTATGGAATGCTTCATCCGGATGATGAAGAGATTTCAAGAAAAGCACATGAAGATTTAATTTCAGGACCATGTACGAAAACTGTTCCATTTCGATTACAGCATAAAGACGGCCATTATGTGTGGCTCGAAACATCGTGTAAAAGCATCACGGACGATACAGGAAAAGTAGTCGAGATTATTGGAGTTACGCGTGACATCTCTGATCGAAAAAAATCAGAAGATATGCTTCGACAGTCTGACAAACTTTCCATCGTTGGTCAGCTAGCGGCTTCGGTTGCTCATGAAATCCGAAATCCGCTAACCTCGCTAAAAGGATTTATTCAGTTTTTACATGATAGCAAAGAGATTGATCCTTCCAACTATTACAGCATTATGGATAAAGAACTGGACCGCATCGATCAGATCATGGGACAGCTGTTATTGTTGGCAAAGCCCCAAGTCCGAACGTATAAAAAGACATGTTTGAACGAGATTGTGGAATTTGTAGAAATCCTTTTACAGCCTGAAGCTCTCCGACAAAATGTTCAGATCAAGAAGGAAATGTCCGAAGATTTACTATGGATTCATGCTGAGGAAAACGAACTGAAGCAAGTTTTGATCAATCTCTTGAAGAATGCGATCGACTCTATGGTGAATGGCGGAGAGATTGTGATTAGAGGAGAACAGATCGACGAAAACATTCACGTGTCAGTCAAGGATCAAGGCTGTGGTATTCCAGCAGAGCGAATTCAAAAAATGTGCGAACCTTTTTACACAACAAAAGAAAAGGGTACTGGATTAGGGCTGATGATCAGTTCGAAAATCATGAAAGAGCATAATGGGAAATTACATTTTACAAGTATAGAAGGTCAGGGCACGACTGTCTCTATGATCTTACCTGTTTAA
- a CDS encoding AmiS/UreI family transporter, with translation MGAIGLLFSGGALFLNSLMLLGKAEEKSVAFFNILVGLLQVITPIYLIITSDGSNWSMFNNGAVFLFGFTYLYLGVTILKGFDSSGLGWYSLWVSMMAIVYALVFYVQENDIVNALTWVLWAFLWFLFFLSSALKKPYENYIGRVAFVQSWVTLTLPSLFMLLDLWQNAKLQEIWTYVCIGSMVYFVVEAILFAKSIKKEKLVEELA, from the coding sequence ATGGGTGCTATAGGATTGCTGTTTTCAGGTGGAGCTTTATTCTTAAACAGTTTAATGTTGCTTGGAAAAGCTGAAGAAAAAAGTGTCGCGTTTTTCAATATATTAGTCGGATTACTTCAAGTTATCACGCCGATCTATCTCATTATTACGTCTGATGGATCGAACTGGTCGATGTTCAACAACGGCGCTGTCTTCTTGTTTGGATTCACGTACCTTTATCTAGGAGTAACGATCTTAAAAGGGTTCGATTCCAGCGGGCTCGGATGGTACTCCCTATGGGTATCGATGATGGCCATCGTTTACGCACTTGTGTTTTACGTTCAAGAAAATGACATTGTCAACGCTCTAACGTGGGTGCTGTGGGCGTTCCTTTGGTTTCTGTTCTTCTTATCGTCCGCACTTAAAAAACCGTACGAAAATTATATCGGAAGAGTCGCTTTCGTTCAGTCATGGGTGACGTTAACGCTACCTTCTCTATTCATGCTGCTCGATCTGTGGCAAAACGCTAAGCTTCAAGAAATCTGGACGTATGTATGCATCGGATCAATGGTTTATTTTGTAGTAGAAGCGATTTTGTTTGCAAAATCGATCAAAAAAGAAAAATTAGTTGAAGAATTAGCTTAA
- the speB gene encoding agmatinase: MRFDEAYSGNVFILSKPDYKTADAVLYGMPMDWTVSFRPGSRFGPARIREASLGLEEYSPYMDKHLEEVNYFDAGDIPLPFGNPQRSLDMIEEYVSTLLADNKFPLGMGGEHLVTWPVFKALKQKYDDYVVIHIDAHADLREQYEGEVLSHSTPIRKVCDLIGAENVYSFGIRSGMREEFEFAKTSGMHMYKFDVAEPLKEVLPTLKGRNVYVTIDIDVLDPSAAPGTGTAEAGGITSKELLEAIQLIAKADINVIGADLVEVAPVYDHSEQTPIAASKFLREILLGWVK, from the coding sequence ATGCGTTTTGATGAAGCTTATTCTGGAAATGTATTTATTTTAAGTAAGCCTGACTATAAGACGGCTGATGCTGTTCTTTATGGCATGCCGATGGATTGGACGGTTTCCTTCCGTCCGGGTAGCCGTTTTGGCCCTGCTCGTATTCGTGAGGCATCTCTTGGCCTTGAAGAGTACAGCCCATACATGGACAAGCACCTTGAAGAAGTGAACTATTTTGATGCGGGAGACATTCCGTTACCGTTCGGAAATCCTCAGCGTTCTCTTGATATGATTGAAGAGTACGTATCAACGTTACTCGCTGACAACAAGTTTCCGCTTGGAATGGGTGGAGAGCACCTTGTGACTTGGCCGGTTTTTAAAGCGTTGAAGCAAAAATATGATGACTATGTGGTTATTCATATTGATGCACATGCTGACCTTCGTGAGCAGTATGAAGGTGAGGTCCTTTCTCACTCTACACCGATTCGTAAAGTTTGTGATCTGATCGGAGCAGAAAACGTGTATTCGTTTGGAATCCGTTCAGGTATGCGTGAAGAGTTTGAATTTGCAAAAACAAGCGGCATGCACATGTACAAGTTCGATGTAGCTGAGCCGTTAAAAGAAGTTCTTCCAACATTAAAGGGACGTAACGTGTACGTTACGATCGATATTGATGTGTTAGATCCATCTGCAGCTCCTGGAACAGGAACAGCAGAAGCAGGCGGAATCACGTCTAAAGAGCTTCTTGAAGCGATTCAATTGATCGCAAAAGCGGACATTAACGTAATCGGAGCAGACTTAGTAGAAGTAGCTCCAGTTTATGACCACTCTGAGCAAACACCGATCGCAGCTAGCAAGTTTCTTCGTGAAATTTTGTTAGGCTGGGTAAAATAA
- the speE gene encoding polyamine aminopropyltransferase, translating into MSIWFTEKQTENFGITMKINKTYVSEQTEFQKLDMVETEEFGNMLILDGMVMTTQKDEFVYHEMVAHVPLFTHPNPKNVLVVGGGDGGVIREVLKHPSVEKAVLVEIDGKVIEYSKQYLPEIAGDLENPRVEVKVDDGFMHIATSNNEYDVIMVDSTEPVGPAAKLFEKGFYEGISKALKEDGIFVAQTDNPWFTPELISQVFSDVSEIFPITRLYTANIPTYPSGLWTFTIGSKKHDPLEVPADRFHDIETKYWTPQLHTASFALPKFVSDLIKK; encoded by the coding sequence ATGAGTATTTGGTTTACTGAAAAACAAACGGAAAATTTCGGAATTACGATGAAAATTAACAAAACGTACGTATCTGAGCAAACAGAATTTCAAAAGCTAGATATGGTTGAAACAGAAGAGTTCGGAAACATGCTGATTCTAGATGGCATGGTTATGACAACGCAAAAAGACGAGTTCGTTTACCACGAGATGGTAGCACACGTACCTCTTTTCACACACCCTAACCCGAAGAACGTTCTAGTTGTAGGTGGAGGAGACGGTGGAGTAATTCGTGAAGTCCTTAAGCACCCATCTGTTGAAAAAGCAGTTCTTGTTGAGATCGATGGAAAAGTAATCGAGTATTCTAAGCAATACCTGCCTGAAATCGCTGGGGACCTAGAGAACCCACGCGTTGAAGTAAAAGTAGATGACGGATTCATGCACATCGCAACAAGCAATAACGAGTATGATGTTATCATGGTTGACTCAACTGAGCCGGTTGGACCAGCTGCTAAGCTTTTTGAAAAAGGCTTCTATGAAGGAATCTCTAAAGCACTTAAAGAAGACGGAATCTTTGTTGCACAAACGGACAACCCTTGGTTCACGCCTGAGTTGATCTCTCAAGTATTCAGCGATGTAAGTGAGATCTTCCCGATCACGCGTCTTTACACAGCGAACATCCCAACTTACCCAAGCGGACTTTGGACGTTCACGATCGGATCTAAGAAACACGATCCGCTAGAAGTACCAGCTGATCGTTTCCACGATATCGAAACAAAGTATTGGACACCACAACTTCACACAGCTTCATTCGCGTTGCCGAAGTTTGTGAGTGACTTGATTAAAAAATAA
- a CDS encoding alpha/beta fold hydrolase codes for MKQQLLQTNQVDIHTESFGKPSDPAVLLIMGAMSSLDWWDTEFCERLAAAGRYVIRYDHRDLGQSVVYEPGTSNYTIADLADDAFGILDAYSIEKVNIMGMSLGGMIGQIMAIKNPERILSLTILASSVFGTEQAELPQMDQKILDFHGKSASIDWTDREEAVAYLADGWAVLSGSKPFEKKRMYALAEREYTRAKQIQSRFNYMYLGGGEEYLDRMNEIAVPTIILHGTEDRALPFEHGQALARAIPHAELVTLEGTGHELHTEDWDIIIDSIVRNSSIGN; via the coding sequence ATGAAACAACAACTTTTACAAACAAATCAGGTGGATATCCATACAGAAAGCTTCGGTAAGCCTAGTGATCCTGCTGTTCTACTTATCATGGGAGCGATGTCTTCGCTCGATTGGTGGGATACAGAGTTTTGTGAGCGTTTAGCAGCAGCCGGGAGATATGTGATTCGGTATGACCATCGTGATCTCGGTCAATCCGTGGTCTATGAACCTGGCACTTCGAACTATACGATTGCTGACCTGGCTGATGATGCGTTTGGAATTCTAGATGCCTATTCCATAGAGAAAGTGAATATCATGGGAATGTCTCTTGGTGGAATGATCGGACAGATTATGGCGATCAAGAATCCTGAACGTATACTAAGCCTCACGATCCTGGCGTCCAGTGTTTTCGGAACAGAACAAGCGGAGCTGCCTCAGATGGATCAGAAAATTTTAGATTTCCATGGAAAAAGTGCTTCGATTGATTGGACTGATCGAGAAGAGGCTGTGGCTTATCTAGCAGACGGATGGGCAGTTCTTTCAGGATCTAAGCCTTTTGAAAAGAAAAGAATGTACGCTTTAGCAGAAAGAGAATACACGCGCGCCAAACAGATTCAAAGCCGATTTAACTATATGTATCTAGGTGGCGGTGAAGAGTATTTAGATCGTATGAATGAAATTGCAGTTCCGACAATTATCCTTCACGGAACAGAAGATCGGGCACTTCCGTTTGAACACGGTCAAGCGCTTGCGAGAGCGATTCCGCATGCTGAACTCGTCACACTCGAGGGCACGGGGCATGAGCTGCATACAGAGGATTGGGATATCATTATAGATTCGATTGTAAGAAATAGCTCTATAGGAAATTAA
- a CDS encoding CarD family transcriptional regulator, translated as MFQIGDNIVYPMHGVGVIEAIEEKEFPDEKQQYYVIKMSVSNMQVMIPACKIMNSKIRPVTELLALKQIMHDFHNGESETLLTWKERYKVNSDKLKTGEIRDGAEVVRDLMRMKKEKTLNASEKKMLESAYGFLLSELEVIKGITETQIKSFC; from the coding sequence TTGTTTCAAATTGGCGATAACATTGTGTACCCAATGCATGGAGTAGGCGTAATTGAAGCCATAGAAGAAAAAGAATTCCCCGACGAAAAACAACAGTATTATGTTATAAAAATGTCAGTCAGCAACATGCAAGTTATGATTCCAGCGTGTAAGATTATGAATTCTAAGATACGCCCTGTTACAGAACTATTAGCATTAAAGCAGATTATGCACGATTTTCACAATGGAGAATCTGAAACATTACTAACGTGGAAAGAAAGATACAAAGTAAATTCAGATAAGCTAAAAACGGGTGAAATACGTGATGGTGCCGAAGTTGTACGTGATTTGATGCGTATGAAGAAAGAAAAAACACTGAATGCAAGCGAAAAAAAGATGTTGGAAAGTGCATATGGATTTTTACTCAGTGAACTTGAAGTAATCAAAGGAATCACTGAAACCCAGATTAAAAGTTTCTGTTAA